From Medicago truncatula cultivar Jemalong A17 chromosome 7, MtrunA17r5.0-ANR, whole genome shotgun sequence, a single genomic window includes:
- the LOC25499404 gene encoding uncharacterized protein — protein sequence MDPTPSFHRRFPSSSDRLLGAFNFSPSTTSAAAGDELTEAELFNWSSDSSESENQQRPPPQPKELTRHRSFDLSQDSGILAVLSGSDNCRGDSPVFRGKSPVSSSRMIPSFPRPRPSENMIQSMPTRKFFQQSAPVKVPIMPPSRFPRRRDVDELAVLDDDDDDGEELLPPHEIVARGSGVSPRTTFSVLEGVGRTLKGRDLRQVRNAVLRQTGFLD from the coding sequence ATGGACCCCACACCTTCCTTTCACCGTCGATTTCCCTCCTCCTCCGACCGCCTACTCGGCGCCTTCAACTTCTCCCCTTCCACCACCTCCGCCGCCGCCGGCGATGAGCTCACCGAAGCTGAACTTTTCAACTGGTCCTCCGACAGCTCCGAATCTGAAAATCAACAACGTCCACCACCTCAACCGAAGGAGCTTACCCGTCATCGGAGTTTTGATCTATCTCAAGACTCCGGCATACTTGCTGTCCTATCAGGCTCCGACAACTGCCGTGGTGACTCGCCGGTGTTCCGTGGTAAATCTCCCGTTTCATCTTCCAGAATGATTCCTTCGTTTCCGAGACCAAGACCTTCCGAGAATATGATTCAATCCATGCCTACTAGAAAATTCTTTCAACAATCTGCTCCGGTGAAGGTTCCGATTATGCCGCCGAGTCGATTCCCGAGGCGTAGGGATGTTGATGAGCTTGCCGtgttggatgatgatgatgacgacgGCGAGGAGTTGTTGCCGCCGCATGAGATTGTGGCGAGAGGCTCTGGTGTTTCGCCGAGAACTACTTTTTCGGTTTTGGAAGGAGTTGGAAGAACTCTCAAAGGGAGAGATCTTCGTCAGGTTCGAAACGCTGTTCTGCGCCAAACCGGTTTTCTTGATTGA